A window of Bacillota bacterium genomic DNA:
AAGGCCCTCATAAGCATCATGGGAGTCACATGCACCTACGGAAGCACACCTGCCCTTGAGGGCGTATCCTTCGAGGTGTCCCGGGGCGAGAAACTGGGGATCATTGGCCCTAACGGGTCAGGGAAGTCAACCCTGCTCAAGGCAATGAGCAGGGTGTTGCCCCCCCACATGGGCCAGGTTGTGTTGAGTGAGAGGGACCTGTACACCCTCCCTCCCCGCGAGGTCGCCCGCAGGCTGGCCGTGGTTGGGCAAGAATCCCGTGTGGACTTCGAGTTTACCGCCCTTGAGGTGGTGCTTATGGGCAGGTTGCCGCACCTAGGCCGCTTCGAAAGGGAGTCTGACCGGGATGTGGACAAGGCGTGCGAGGCCATGAGGCTCACAGCGACCAGGCACCTAGCCAGAAGGGCCGTGACGGAGCTGAGCGGGGGTGAGCGCCAGCGCGTCCTGATTGCCCGGGCTCTGGCCCAGGACCCGGAGATCCTGCTCCTGGACGAGCCCACATCCCACCTGGACATCGGGCACCAGGTTGAGATACTGGACCTCCTGGAGGGCCTTAACCGTGAAAAGGGTCTCACCCTGATATCTGTGTTCCATGACCTCAACCTCGCCGCACGGTACTGTACTTGCCTGCTCCTGCTCTCCCGGGGCAAGATCCACGCGCTGGGCACGCCAGATGAGGTCATGACCGCCGGCAGCATACGCCAGGTATATGGCAGCGAGGTGCTGCTCACACGGCATCCGGTTGAGGGGACACCCCACGTCATCCTGCTGTCGCGAGGCAGGCAACCCCGGGCTAAGTTCAACTTCCGGGTTCACGTCATCGGCGGCGGGGGCATGGCCTCGGCACTCCTTGAGAGGCTCTCCCTGGAGGGGTTCAAGGTTACCAGTGGGGCACTCAACAAGGGGGACGCGGACTGGCAGAAGGCCATGGACCTGGGACTTCCAGTGGTTGAGGCGGCGCCCTTCTCTCCCGTGTCCATCGCGGAGGCGGCCGAGGCCGGCAGGCTCATGCTCCAGGCAGACCTGGTGATCATAGGGGCGGTCCCCTTCGGCCCCGGCAACCTTCCGAACCTGGAAGCAGCGGCAAAGGCCAGGGACCAAGGTGTTCCCGTGATGGCTGTGGCTCGGGGGCCCACCAGGGAGCGAGACTACACTGACGGCGCCGCCACCCGGCTGTTCCAGCACCTGGAGGGCTGTGGCATGGTGACGGTGCCTGATGACGAGGCAGCCCGCAGGGCCGCGGTATGCATGGCCCAGGGGAAGAAGGAGGGGAACGTGGATGGACCCTTCCTACCTTAGGCTTCTGCAGACGGGGAGTCTCTCTCGCCTGGCGGCTAGACTCCAGGCAGGGCTTGAGGATTGCCGGCTATGCCCTCACGAGTGCGGTGTCAATCGTCTCCGGGGTGAAACGGGTTTTTGCCGCACTGGAGGCAATGCACCGCTTTGCAGCTATGGCCCTCACCACGGCGAAGAGGAGGTTCTCGTGGGCCGGGGGGGTTCAGGTACGGTATTTTTGGGCAGATGTAACCTCAGGTGCATCTACTGCCAGAACTATGAGATCAGTCACGGGCAGGACAGCCGGCCCGTGAAGGCCCGGGAACTGGCCATGGTGATGCTGGCCCTGCAGGCGGGAGGGGCACACAACGTGAACTTCGTGACACCGACCCATGTGGTGCCCCAGATCATAGAGGCACTGGTCCTGGCAGCTCAGGAAGGCTTCAGGCTTCCCTTGGTGTACAACTCCGGGGGATACGAAAAACATGAGACCTTGCGCATCCTTGAGGGTGTGTTCGACATCTACATG
This region includes:
- a CDS encoding radical SAM protein yields the protein MDPSYLRLLQTGSLSRLAARLQAGLEDCRLCPHECGVNRLRGETGFCRTGGNAPLCSYGPHHGEEEVLVGRGGSGTVFLGRCNLRCIYCQNYEISHGQDSRPVKARELAMVMLALQAGGAHNVNFVTPTHVVPQIIEALVLAAQEGFRLPLVYNSGGYEKHETLRILEGVFDIYMPDFKYWDPGIAQELSGIRDYPEVARRALKEMHRQVGDLEVKEGLAKRGLLVRHLVLPGNLAGTASILEYLAREVSPGTFVNVMDQYRPAYRAKERPPLDRRPSPGEIREAMEAAKRLSLRGPAHNSATG
- a CDS encoding ABC transporter ATP-binding protein; this encodes MPKALISIMGVTCTYGSTPALEGVSFEVSRGEKLGIIGPNGSGKSTLLKAMSRVLPPHMGQVVLSERDLYTLPPREVARRLAVVGQESRVDFEFTALEVVLMGRLPHLGRFERESDRDVDKACEAMRLTATRHLARRAVTELSGGERQRVLIARALAQDPEILLLDEPTSHLDIGHQVEILDLLEGLNREKGLTLISVFHDLNLAARYCTCLLLLSRGKIHALGTPDEVMTAGSIRQVYGSEVLLTRHPVEGTPHVILLSRGRQPRAKFNFRVHVIGGGGMASALLERLSLEGFKVTSGALNKGDADWQKAMDLGLPVVEAAPFSPVSIAEAAEAGRLMLQADLVIIGAVPFGPGNLPNLEAAAKARDQGVPVMAVARGPTRERDYTDGAATRLFQHLEGCGMVTVPDDEAARRAAVCMAQGKKEGNVDGPFLP